In Solenopsis invicta isolate M01_SB chromosome 6, UNIL_Sinv_3.0, whole genome shotgun sequence, the genomic window actgaggggtgacactcttttggacacagcacgattggacaccaaccaatcatcttgacttatctaaccaaaccaacggaaaaactctaggcatcggccgctgtgagtggtggtgtccaatcgtgcggtgtccaatcgtgcgcacccccacactgagtgtgcactcaccgctggcaattggacgtttcggttcgcgcgatgacggtgccaacggaaacgcccaattacctgcagcaagtgcacattcagtgcgcactagttttcccaatgaaaaacgctattagtgcGCACTGGGTGCgcactatgcgagtgtcgtgcgtttaatagcgtttttcattgggaaaactagtgcgcactgagtgtgcactcgccgctggcaattggacgtttcggttcgcgcgatgacggtgccaacggaaacgcccaattacctgtagcaagtgcacattcagtgcgcactagttttctcaatgaaaaacgctataaaaaaacacgtgacactagccaagtgcgcattggcactgccaatcgaacacgcgtctgacactgagtgcagccagtgcatcccaatcgaaaacgctaaaAGATGTTCAATTGAGAATAATAGAAACGATAATTTTCGCTTAATTTGATAAATGAACTTTGAAATTGTAAACTatctttattatgttttttttcatgtttatttaaaaacttgtatcattacatgtgaaaaatttttacaataattaaaatattttatacaaaaaagaatgttggtgaaaatttgattattggccggtattcatagtcgaatcttatttcaagatcgtcttaagcaATGTCTCaaaatgctaatacggctctttGATTGGTTCATGACATTTTAAGATGATATttaagacggtcttaaatataagaatcgactatgaataccagcctaTGATTAAAAAAGCAGGATTTTCATCATAACtagaaataagtattatttttaaatattactaatatattttattttataaataggtACTTAGCATCAGGAGACAGTCAAGTGTCTATGTCATATAAATTTGATGTTGGGACAAGTACAGTTTCTCAAATAATTTCGGAAACTTGTTAAGCATTGTGAACACAATTAGCCCCTCTAGTTCTACCAGTACCAAAATCAAAAGATTGGGGAGAAAGTGAAAACAATTTCAAACGTAAATAGAATTTCCCAAACTGGGTGGATGCTATTGATGGTAAAAGAATCTTcgcgtaaatataaaaatttaagaagttcTAAAATATAGTGTTGTCTCATtaaaggaaagaaaggaaagaaaattttattttttacttaaaagaaTCTTTgtgtgaatataaaaatttaagtaaatctGCTATATAGTGATGTCTTTTTGAAAGCGGTATTCTATTTAATGATGCTCGGATTAATCCAATTACGTTCTCTATTTCATCATTTTGCGGTGTCATAATAGGTAATGCTGGTAAAACCAATTCAGGTGGTTTTGGGAGAGGTGCGTTTAACAACTCAGTAAGTTTCGTCATCACTTCATTTGGCTCGGACAATCGACCTGTAACAACGTTTATATTTTGCCAAAAATCAGAATTAACTTTTcaacttataattaaatgttaataagtCAGAAACGCTTTGGAttaatgcacacaggacgcgttaCGCGTGACGagatagccaatcattttttcgcttttatgacaagaaataagaaagcgaaagaatgattgactattcgccacgcgtaaatatgcaatttcacgcagcgagtaaaagctggcgttttacccccactcaatcgcaacgcaaagcagcgttaaaaagctaaacgctatcgtCTCTATCCTTTTCAtatagcgaataaaagctggcgttttacccttaagggccttgcacataaaatgcataacaaagcataagcatagcataaggcctctggaccaatgagaattttatgtaaatcaataagGCGActgtatgctggatgctcattggctcattggtcttatgttgtcctgattagagtcctatataaagagagaagcaacaTCGAACctccaccacaaccttcagtatccaattgagtcctccatcgccattttgggaccgttctaacgtcatcaaacaccattcgtatcattctgcaaacagctgtggtcacaatatggcttctcgcttagccaatcaagtatcaatcagattaccaatcagagcttcggacatcaatgtcgcttctctctttaggcttgttttctattcctgcactagactgcactggaacgttccttcttgctttcgctaacattgaaacatctatctatttcattttaagtgtacacttatttagagagttcaggaacagaaaacaaacggtttatataggactctagtgctgatgttatgttatgcatttcatgtgcaaggccctttACTCTACCCAACTCCACCgtaacgcaaagcagcgttaaaagcggcaattgctaagtacacccaaggactttgattctgtccatggggaaattttccaaactgagaagtcaccactttctacatactcgtagttcatggttaatgaaacgactagagcttattggtcgttacgttaatcatgaactataagtatgtagaaagatagcgacttctcagtttggaaaatttccccatggacagaatcaaagttttTGTGTGTACATAATCTGAcaaaaatggagttggaatattataatcaatatatcaagtatgtaaaatattataaacacacagtggcggttatagctgaaattagaagacgacgtatagctgctgcaattgctgcaatgtatttgttaaaaaaagaaaaagaaataaatataaaaaaaaagttttaggtaactccgatttttgtaaatcgtaatgagcacagtttcttctttgcatcgggccgaaattgttactaatgtatttaccgcttttaggataaaaataatatgaatttttatctatgtaacattcattatatcccTCTATACAAaagtgccgatatatttcttcactttcttgtatggtacaaacaattgttttgcacacaccacaagtatatgaggatataacagaagtataacagaatttcctacaatataaaaaaacacagttattaacacaatataacaaataaagctatctaacataaataaataaaaaacaaaaagcaacctagcctgaaagtatgcttactatatgtatataatatatattaaatttgtttgtattttcagatgatgtCGATTGATTTTACCTTtcagttataatttttttcttatatatttacttttggaaggtaattaatttggaatgtaatatttaaatttcagcgtcgttttgctaaaagttgaaCTGTATCGAACTTTGAACGTTTATCCTctgaatttgccaaattgatggagaaggggtaaacgccagcgtttagtcgctaaaagttgaactgtgtcgaactttgagcgtttatttgCTGGATTTGCCAGATTGATGgagagggggtaaaacgccagcttttattcgctgcgtgaacttgcgcctttactttgtcagtacagtcgtgagctaaaaggttgcaacacattttcttcgatggtttttggaatgtagacttgtttATCGAACGGccaacgtaattggttcttacctgtgaaTCCAACCAATTACTTTCGCCGATCAATgtgcaagtctacattccaaaaaccatcgaagaaaatgtgttgcaaccttttagctcacgattATACAGGAAAAATTCCGAATTTACCAGAGCGCATTGCTTTTATGAAACGGAATACttcagataaaatttataaaattataaaaaaaataattgtatttttggaagtagttttatgaaatttttctgtTTGAATTTATTCATTCTAGAAAAAGTACagttttgtaaattttcttctttgaaattattctgttttaaaaaaacattacaatgaATTTTGTATTTCGCTATTTAACGTACGTCAgaacttttcttatttaaaagagATGCAATTCTGTAAAAGTACATGGACTTAACAGAACAACTTTTATGATCGAATCTCTTTCACCAATCTCTGTTTAGACTAACCAACCGGttagtccattggaattgaTCAATTGCATTGCCTGTTATGTGAAATGACAAATGCGATTTATCAATTCCAATGAACTAATCGGTTGGTTAACTTACCGAAGATTGATGAAAGAGGCCCTTAGTACCTGAATTCTTTGGTAAAAAATCTATATGTTTATATACGCAAAAGTATCTTTTGTGTTAGCATCTGATTTGCCTTATTTGTTctctttaaatacaaattttgtttaagaatattttgcttttattttttgtactttgtcaatgtaaaaaattttttgatacaactttctttgtttttttgctaaaaataaaattataaacttgcgttttctttttatctctttttctgGAGCTGATGACGAATTGGTCGATGCAACAGAGTCATCATTACAATGGTATGATATATTGGAACTAGTCGATGCAACTGAGTCATCATGGTATGGCATATTGGAACTTGTTCTATAAATGACAAAATACATTGATTAggaatatgtattatttatttacaatgtgTTCAGGAATGGGAAAtcgttagttttattttttattaataacaataatgctAGTGTTGGGGAACAGTCAGTGTTATCATtatcgtataataaaaattgtcgttattaaatcattattataaaaaaaattaaagtaacaaaaagtgACGGAAAAGTAACAACTTCCCATTCCAGACTGTTAGATGTACCATATGATTGTATTATTTACTTTCGATTTTTGACGAAAAGATTTTTGGAAAAGGCCATCATGTCATAGTATGGCcatttgttcttttttataacaCCACCAGCTGAACCGCTCTTTTTGTATTTTCCCGTGTTACGATTCGACTATAaaggtgcaatttcacgcagcgagtaaaagctggcgttttacccccactcaATTGCAACGCtaagcagcgttaaaaagctaaacgctatcgcctctatccttttcatgtagcgaataaaagctggcgttttacccttactccacccaactccaccgcaacgcaaagcagcgttaaaagcggcaattgctaagtacataatctgacataaccgcaaaaatggagttggaatattataatcaatatatcgagtatgtaaaatattataaacgcacAGTGGCGGTTATTGttgaaattagaagacgacgtataactgctgcaattgctgcaatgtatttgttaaaaaaagaaaaagaaatagatataaaaaaaagttttgggtagctccgatttttgtaaatcgtaatgagcacagtttcttttttgcatcgggccgaaattgttactaatgtatttaccgcttttaggataaaaataatatgaaattttatctatgtaacattcatccctccatacaagagtgccgatatatttcttcactttcttgtatggtacaaacaattgttttgcacacaccacaagtatatgagggtataacagaagtataacagaatttcctacaatataaaaaacacagttattaacacaatataaagctatctaacataaataaaaaacaaaaagcaacctagcctaaaagtatgcttactacatgtatataatatatattaacttcgtttgtattttcagatgatgtcgattgatttaacctttcagtcataatttttttcttatatattcacttttggaaggtaattaatttggaatgtaatatttaaatttcagcgtcgttttgctaaaagttgaactgtgtcgaactttgagcgtttattctctggattcgccaaattgatggagagggggtaaaacgccagtttttattcgctgcgtgaacttgcgccttaATTGTAACGCATCTTCTTCCATATGCTTTTTGCTTCGTTGACATCCTTGACGTTACCATTCATAGCGGAAACTACTTCCTCCCACAGTTTCTAAATAGAACTTCGACCTCTTTCAACAACGGGCATTTTGAAATTCCATAATGGTTCTCGCTTTTGGACTTCGACAATCAACATTTCATTGCGGAGAACTTCTCAATGATTCATCCTGAATCTCATTTACTGGACCAACAATCGTACCATCTTTACGCGTTGGATACACATAGCCTGCATTATCAACATGGATTTGATCAttaggggtgcgcacgattggacaccgcacgattggattccaccactcacagcggccaatgcctagagtttttccgttggtttggttagataagtcacgatgattggttggtgttcaatcgtgctgtgtccaaaagagtgtcaccctgATCATAACCCACATAACAGCCATGATCCATGACAATATTGATATCAATTGTCGCTTTACATAATGCACAAAAGTTTTCTTGAACAGCAGCCATTCCTTGAACTTAATAAgtacaattttaattgtaatagtgAATTCACTGTTTCTGTAGGAGATATCTCTGTTtggtatatatgtatttaatttttattacaagtcTTCAAAACTAATAGCTCAAATTTCTTGACTAGTGCGAGCACAACGGTCTTTACGAATAATAATTGCAGCCAcatccaataatatttttgcaaactttTATTTGTGCCGCATGGGAACTGTTTGACTgcctaaaaaataaattgagcgTTTTAGATTAGATTGTCAAACCGTAAACAAGATAAgcttttaattacatacaattcCATTTTAATAGTtgcgtttttaaaattaattgaccAATTAACTTACCTGCTGTAGGCGATCTCTCTCTTTGgtgtgtatataatttttattataaatcttcaAAACTAGCTTAAGGTTATTGACACGTGCTAGACGCAATTCACAAGAAaagatattattgtattttatgtagAAACGCAAAACTGAATGTAGAAACTCGAATACTTTaccgattgtgatgcaatcaaCGATTACAAAAAACATGTTTCGGTAACAGATGaacatgttaaataaatatatttcagcgCTTAAGCGCCGAAAAACTGTGAAAAATTCAATCCTCATGACAATGCCGTTCCTTTAGCGTTATTTACCTGCTATTTATCCCCACTACCTGTTTTTCACCAATCAACGCTTGGTGTCAAAGCGCCGGTGTCTGCATGAGGATCCagccttaagggcctcgcacatgaaatgcataacataacataagcacaacataaaaccgacggaccaatgaaaatgttatgtaaatcaatatggcgactttatgttgaatgctcattggcccaacggtcttatgttgtgcttatgttatgttatgcattttatgtgcgaggctcTTTATGCTTctcttatgctctgttatgcatttcatgtgcgaggtcTTTATAGGGGGCTCTTGAGGCCCTATAaagtagagtccctagaagtagagagtctggacatctcggggttcaacgtgattggatacacgtgattgtgcacctaaaatggcagcaccaatacggatccctgtttaatcctctttagccaatgcgataacagcatacaacacgttcaagtgcacacaacgataaacatacacatacataaagctcacgtacatacactgacataatcatcaccgacattttaggaacagatgtccagactctctacttctagggactctatataaaggcctcgcacatgaaatgcataacagaacataagcgtagcataagacttctggaccaatgggaatcttatgtaaatcaatatggcgactttatgctggatgctcattggacCATTGGTTTtctgttgtgcttatgttatgttgtgcatttcatgtgcgaggccctttaaccACAATCCAAGCATACATTTGGGGCAATAGTGATAAACGCGGTAAAGGGAAGCATAGGACAAACTCGGCTTCACATATGCGTAAACGTGCCAAATATTTTCgagtttaacaaaatttgtcCTATGACCCATAAGTTATAAACGTTTTTTCCCTTACGTCGATTATCACCGTCTCTTATCTAATAGCGTTTTCAACTACAGTGGGTTTTAACCCAGGTTTGCATAAAGTAATTAGGAGGAAGCTAAcgttccagtaaaacgatatcattggtcggcgtAAATTAtgcttacgcaagttacgccccatttGACGGCACCCTCATATCCAACCTTCTTGCGATatgttgaaacaaaattttaaggttatagttgtacattaatagatatgtccgtgttgtttgaatttcttgaatgtaaaatgctttatttttcttaaatgcctaacatatatttatttcgttttaaatatataaatttttaaaaattacaacaggaATGTATGCCCTAGGGTGGGCCAAAAAaatcgactatttttttttcactttatactCTGAAAACTTGGTTGGTAGAGACCTCAAAAACATTCTCTCCAAGTATgagctcttaattttaataggaaAGTCCTCCGCCTctcagttttctatttttttcttattatgaggaagaaaaatatatatctcggtatctactatttgaaaaaaaatat contains:
- the LOC105206674 gene encoding uncharacterized protein LOC105206674, translating into MRIEFFTVFRRLSAEIYLFNMFICYRNMFFVIVDCITIARVNNLKLVLKIYNKNYIHTKERDRLQQAVKQFPCGTNKSLQKYYWMWLQLLFVKTVVLALVKKFELLVLKTCNKN